Proteins encoded together in one Impatiens glandulifera chromosome 1, dImpGla2.1, whole genome shotgun sequence window:
- the LOC124932784 gene encoding golgin subfamily A member 6-like protein 22, which yields MVKEDVMNEKIGKFNEIGDVENVEDVVLKDDDVQIEDGVDKVIEMVEEDVMNGEKFEKFNEIEDVEDVEKKLNHVVDKVNEMVEKDVMNGEKIEKFNKIEDVENVNEKDVVIKYDDVQKLNDVVDKVNEKVKENVMNENDVVLKDEFNEKIEDVADKMNDKVEEDVVLKDDVEEDVVNEKITVMKYEDLEKDEDFEKIEEDNQKIEEDLVKEKVDVMVVEKKDLEKKKEDKKNVKVEKKEDKEEEEEDVFVEKNNKVEKKVDKEEEDVSVEKVDKKVEKKVDKEEEDVVEVKNTAVQYKRKRLRSKLLTPYTDPSEKKMRVKDPIKVDHLVKFDLKLLKELMSLLRKTNEFKMVGVNTCSTTYRIFNTMLRKAKWLTDEDLEAAFRHISKSTDAVEDDHANGVVCLGNSNGLHSIGSSNNISLHPTPSHGYVPIAAKGHKESGYALAMNDNGNLLMSGGIKKVPSNGWGSSCFLGCWIQKLHRLRTLRGSPWDDLRFVVGRPFFTLTGGFMHIHCLIFSGISQVSS from the exons ATGGTAAAGGAAGATGTGATGAATGAGAAGATTGGG AAGTTTAATGAGATTGGGGATGTGGAGAATGTGGAGGATGTGGTCCTCAAGGATGATGATGTGCAGATTGAGGATGGGGTGGATAAGGTGATTGAGATGGTGGAGGAAGATGTGATGAATGGTGAAAAATTTGAG AAGTTTAATGAGATTGAGGATGTGGAGGATGTGGAGAAG AAGTTGAATCATGTGGTGGATAAGGTGAATGAGATGGTGGAGAAAGATGTGATGAATGGTGAGAAGATTGAG AAGTTTAATAAGATTGAGGATGTGGAAAATGTGAATGAGAAGGATGTGGTCATCAAGTATGATGATGTGCAAAAGTTGAATGATGTGGTGGATAAGGTGAATGAGAAGGTGAAAGAAAATGTGATGAATGAGAATGATGTTGTGCTGAAGGATGAG TTTAATGAGAAGATTGAGGATGTGGCTGATAAGATGAATGATAAGGTGGAGGAGGATGTGGTGCTGAAGGATGAT gtggaggaagATGTGGTGAATGAGAAGATTACGGTGATGAAGTATGAGGATTTGGAGAAAGATGAGGATTTTGAGAAGATTGAGGAAGACAATCAAAAGATTGAGGAAGATCTGGTGAAGGAGAAGGTGGATGTGATGGTGGTGGAGAAGAAGGatttggagaagaagaaggaggacaagAAGAATGTGAAG GTGGAGAAGAAGGAAGacaaggaggaggaggaggaggatgtATTTGTGGAGAAGAATAATAAGGTGGAGAAGAAGGTAGAcaaggaggaggaggatgtATCTGTGGAGAAGGTGGACAAGAAGGTGGAGAAAAAGGTAGACAAGGAGGAAGAGGATGTGGTGGAAGTGAAGAATACTGCAGTCCAATATAAGAGAAAGAGGTTGAGGTCGAAACTACTTACTCCCTACACCGACCcttcagaaaaaaaaatgagggtCAAAGATCCAATCAAGGTCGATCATTTGGTGAAATTTGATCTGAAACTGCTGAAAGAGTTGATGAGTTTGTTGAGgaaaacaaatgaatttaaaatggTGGGTGTAAATACTTGCTCTACAACCTATAGAATCTTCAATACAATGTTGAGGAAAGCTAAGTGGCTCACTGATGAG GATCTTGAAGCTGCATTTAGGCACATTTCTAAGTCAACTGATGCGGTTGAAGATGACCATGCAAATGGTGTTGTGTGCCTAGGGAATTCCAACGGTCTGCATTCTATTGGTTCAAGCAATAATATTTCTTTGCACCCTACTCCTTCTCATGGATATGTGCCAATTGCTGCCAAAGGGCATAAAGAATCTGGTTATGCATTGGCAATGAATGATAATGGAAACCTTCTCATGTCTGGAGGAATAAAGAAGGTACCTTCTAATGGTTGGGGTAGTTCTTGTTTTCTTGGTTGTTGGATTCAAAAATTGCATCGTCTTCGGACCTTACGAGgctcaccttgggatgacctacgctttgttgtTGGTCGCCCTTTCTTCACCTTAACAGGTGGTTTTATGCACATACATTGCTTGATATTTTCGGGAATATCTCAAGTTTCTTCATGA
- the LOC124918932 gene encoding jasmonoyl--L-amino acid synthetase JAR4-like: protein MLEKKMVDDFDSEEFIQEFDLLTKDAERVQKETLKKILEDNRDTEYLQKWRMENTDPETYRNCVPLVTHNDLEPYILRIVDGETTPILTNKPITTISLSSGTTQGRPKFVPFNDELVDTTMQIYKTSFSFRNRLFPVRNGKALQFIYSSKQFKTKGGLAAGTATTNVYRSPQFKNTMNSMQTPCCSPDEVIFGPDFHQSLYCHLLCALINRDEIQVISSTFAHSIVHAFRTFEQVWEDLCTDIRDGVLNSRITAPSIRTAMAKLLEPNPELAEMIKNKCLSLTDWYRLIPELFPNAMYVYGIMTGSMEPYLKKLRHYAGDLPLLSSDYGSSEGWIGANVNPNLPPERSTYAVLPNIGYFEFIPLKESAVDVKKQEDESFLCVEPKPVGLTDVKVGEEYEIVVTNFAGLYRYRLGDVVKVMGFYNSTPELQFVCRRNLVLNINIDKNTEKDLQLAVEAAGKLAAKERIEVVDFTSIVDMSTDPGHYVIFWELNNEIINKYNIDDDNNDEGISRLLSECCNCLDKSFVDAGYVSSRKVRAIGPLELRVVKRGTFQKILDHFIGQGSAFSQYKTPRCVGPSNVHVLQILSNNVVEKYFSTAFG, encoded by the exons ATGTTGGAGAAGAAAATGGTTGATGATTTCGATTCTGAAGAATTCATACAGGAATTCGATCTTCTAACTAAGGATGCTGAGAGAGTACAGAAGGAAACTCTGAAGAAGATCTTGGAGGATAATCGCGATACTGAATACTTACAGAAATGGAGAATGGAAAACACCGATCCAGAGACTTACAGAAATTGCGTCCCTCTTGTTACTCATAACGATTTGGAACCCTATATTTTGAGAATCGTTGACGGTGAAACTACTCCTATCCTGACAAATAAACCGATTACAACAATCTCTCTAAG TTCTGGCACTACTCAAGGCAGGCCTAAATTTGTTCCATTTAACGATGAATTAGTGGATACCACCATGCAAATATACAAGACTTCTTTCTCATTCCGTAACAG GCTGTTTCCGGTTCGAAATGGAAAGGCATTACAATTTATCTACAGCAGCAAGCAATTTAAAACGAAAGGAGGATTAGCAGCAGGAACAGCCACAACAAATGTATATCGAAGCCCCCAATTCAAAAACACGATGAATTCTATGCAAACACCATGTTGCAGCCCAGATGAGGTTATATTCGGTCCAGATTTTCACCAATCCTTGTACTGTCATCTCCTCTGTGCTCTCATTAACCGTGACGAAATTCAAGTAATATCATCCACATTCGCGCACAGCATTGTTCATGCATTCAGAACATTCGAGCAGGTTTGGGAAGATCTATGTACTGACATTCGAGATGGAGTCCTCAACAGTCGAATAACTGCCCCGTCGATCCGAACAGCTATGGCGAAACTGCTCGAACCGAATCCTGAATTGGCGGAAATGATCAAGAACAAGTGTTTGAGTTTAACTGATTGGTATCGTTTGATTCCTGAACTGTTTCCAAATGCTATGTATGTTTATGGGATCATGACTGGTTCGATGGAACCTTATTTGAAGAAACTTAGACATTATGCTGGAGATCTTCCGTTGCTGAGTTCTGATTATGGATCTTCTGAAGGATGGATTGGAGCTAATGTGAATCCAAATTTGCCTCCTGAACGGTCAACTTATGCTGTTCTTCCTAATATCGGTTACTTTGAATTTATTCCACTCAAGGAGAGTGCTGTCGATGTGAAGAAGCAAGAAGATGAAAGCTTCTTATGTGTTGAACCGAAGCCAGTGGGTCTTACTGATGTTAAGGTTGGCGAAGAGTACGAGATTGTTGTCACCAATTTCGCAG GTTTATACAGGTATAGGTTAGGAGACGTGGTAAAAGTGATGGGATTTTACAATTCGACACCAGAACTACAATTCGTTTGCAGGAGAAACCTAGTACTAAACATAAACATAGACAAGAACACGGAAAAGGATCTACAGCTAGCAGTGGAAGCAGCCGGAAAACTAGCTGCAAAGGAAAGGATAGAAGTGGTGGATTTCACAAGCATAGTTGACATGTCAACTGATCCTGGTCACTATGTTATCTTCTGGGAATTAAATAACGAgataatcaataaatataacatagATGACGATAATAATGATGAAGGGATTAGTCGTCTTTTGAGCGAGTGTTGCAACTGTCTTGACAAATCGTTCGTGGATGCTGGATACGTGAGCTCGAGGAAGGTTCGAGCGATAGGACCGTTGGAGCTTCGGGTAGTGAAGAGGGGAACATTTCAGAAGATTCTAGATCATTTTATTGGACAGGGATCTGCGTTTAGTCAGTATAAGACTCCCAGGTGCGTAGGACCTTCTAATGTGCATGTTCTTCAGATCTTGTCGAACAATGTTGTCGAGAAATACTTCAGCACCGCGTTTGGATGA